A portion of the Natrinema salaciae genome contains these proteins:
- a CDS encoding ABC transporter substrate-binding protein, producing MTVDDTSLRNRREILTYGGALGVAGLAGCIGTTDESEGSEDAYTIGMIDSRSGSLADFGERNQKAKEIALADVNEIGVKDKDLEILVEDSEGDIQQGVSAAQKLVNQDGVPFIIGAVGSGVSMAIYESVIQGTDTVQLSQNSTGLGLTDFPGLLRMSPSGRTQSIALADIISEDGYDEVAVTYINDDFGESLYDAFAEAYDGEVVYESAHDGEKSSYSSLVSQMDGSGADAWLCITYQTEFATMVTNMYEGGYEAQLYGADSNRGDSVLEGTPEGSMDGMKVVEPAAPEEQDNYKAFAAAFEDEHGEAPTAWSAFAYDCVITAALSIQAADEFTGAALQETVRDVTRPEGEAVFTYEEAHSILSDGGSPSDIDYQGVSGPIDFDENGDPRGSLKVIEVQDHAYVSIGSRQS from the coding sequence ATGACGGTTGATGACACATCACTTCGAAATCGACGAGAGATACTGACATACGGGGGTGCCTTGGGCGTTGCAGGGTTGGCCGGCTGTATCGGAACGACCGACGAGAGCGAGGGCAGCGAGGACGCGTACACGATCGGGATGATCGACTCGCGGTCCGGGTCGCTCGCGGACTTCGGGGAACGCAATCAGAAGGCCAAGGAAATCGCGCTGGCGGACGTCAACGAGATCGGGGTCAAAGACAAGGACCTCGAGATTCTCGTCGAGGACTCCGAAGGTGACATTCAGCAGGGCGTGTCGGCGGCACAGAAGCTGGTCAATCAGGACGGCGTTCCGTTCATCATCGGGGCGGTCGGATCGGGTGTGTCGATGGCCATCTACGAGAGCGTCATCCAGGGGACCGACACCGTCCAGTTGAGCCAGAACTCCACTGGACTCGGACTGACGGACTTCCCGGGGCTCCTCCGGATGTCGCCCAGCGGACGGACGCAGTCGATCGCGCTGGCGGACATCATCAGCGAGGACGGCTACGACGAAGTCGCGGTCACCTACATCAACGACGACTTCGGGGAGAGTCTGTACGATGCGTTCGCAGAAGCCTACGACGGCGAGGTCGTCTACGAGAGCGCCCACGACGGCGAAAAATCGTCGTACTCCAGTCTCGTCTCTCAGATGGACGGCTCCGGTGCGGACGCGTGGCTCTGTATCACCTACCAGACGGAATTCGCGACGATGGTCACCAACATGTACGAGGGCGGGTACGAGGCCCAGCTGTACGGGGCCGACTCCAACCGCGGTGACTCCGTCCTTGAGGGGACGCCCGAAGGGAGCATGGACGGCATGAAGGTCGTCGAACCGGCGGCTCCGGAGGAGCAGGACAACTACAAGGCGTTCGCCGCCGCCTTCGAGGACGAGCACGGCGAAGCGCCGACGGCCTGGTCGGCGTTCGCGTACGACTGCGTGATCACTGCCGCACTGTCGATCCAGGCCGCCGACGAGTTCACGGGGGCGGCACTCCAGGAGACCGTCCGCGACGTCACTCGCCCCGAGGGCGAGGCGGTCTTCACGTACGAGGAAGCCCATTCGATTCTCTCGGACGGCGGCTCGCCGTCGGATATCGATTACCAGGGGGTCAGCGGCCCGATCGACTTCGACGAGAACGGCGATCCGCGAGGCAGTCTCAAGGTGATCGAAGTTCAGGACCACGCGTACGTCTCGATCGGGTCCCGACAGTCGTAA
- a CDS encoding proline dehydrogenase family protein — MLLPIARNFVAAEEPSGALSHVKSLNEDGINGILNLLGEHYDEPSEATADADTYIELIEAIDDADLDCCVSVKPSQIGLDIGDGVFRTHLERIVTAGVEHDVFVWIDMEDYTTTDVTLDAFEHHAHETDGNVGVCVQANLKRTREDVERLADVPGKVRFVKGAYDEPADVSYKKKEQVNESYRELLAFAFEAFDDGIAVGSHDPDVIEYVEGLSETHDTPFEFQLLMGVREDAQRELAAEYDVYQYAPYGPKWLSYFYRRVRERKENALFALRAVLTG; from the coding sequence ATGCTCCTTCCGATTGCGAGAAATTTCGTCGCTGCCGAAGAACCGTCCGGGGCACTATCGCACGTCAAGTCACTCAACGAAGACGGTATCAACGGCATTCTCAATCTGCTCGGTGAACATTACGACGAGCCGTCGGAAGCGACTGCCGACGCGGATACGTACATCGAACTCATCGAAGCGATCGACGACGCCGATCTCGACTGCTGTGTCTCGGTCAAACCGTCACAGATCGGCCTCGATATTGGCGACGGCGTGTTCCGGACACACCTCGAGCGGATCGTCACCGCGGGCGTCGAACACGACGTCTTCGTCTGGATCGATATGGAAGACTACACCACGACCGACGTCACGCTCGACGCGTTCGAACACCACGCACACGAGACGGACGGGAACGTCGGCGTCTGTGTGCAGGCGAACCTGAAGCGAACGCGCGAGGACGTCGAACGACTGGCCGACGTCCCCGGGAAAGTACGCTTCGTCAAGGGCGCGTACGACGAACCGGCCGATGTCTCGTACAAGAAGAAAGAACAGGTCAACGAGTCCTATCGAGAACTACTCGCGTTTGCCTTCGAGGCGTTCGACGACGGGATCGCCGTCGGCAGCCACGATCCGGACGTCATCGAGTACGTCGAGGGGCTCTCCGAGACGCACGACACGCCCTTCGAGTTCCAGTTGCTCATGGGCGTTCGCGAGGACGCACAGCGGGAACTCGCCGCGGAGTACGACGTCTACCAGTACGCGCCCTACGGACCGAAGTGGCTCTCCTACTTCTACCGTCGTGTCCGCGAACGCAAAGAAAACGCCCTCTTCGCCCTTCGAGCAGTGCTCACGGGCTAA
- a CDS encoding helix-turn-helix domain-containing protein, with protein sequence MAQSRSSHGTRITLELWHPNCWAIESTERVGGGILAHAIYTAPTTEGESVNGLFTAFGQTTDEVETLIEEIRESPLAGEVLGLQERFGRRQPSTLPGNVVREFFLEYDPADMICPTLLEHGFVHSAPVRIEDGREYWEVGFAGSRDEIETAIEHVCDDGCAEVTVETVTSTPTGESERKHRMDALTNTQREVFKLARKRGYYQWPRGISTRELADELDISKTTMLDHLRKAESKLLDPDDIGVE encoded by the coding sequence GGGCGATCGAGTCGACCGAGCGTGTCGGCGGGGGCATTCTGGCACACGCGATCTACACCGCACCGACCACGGAGGGGGAGTCGGTCAACGGACTGTTCACCGCGTTCGGTCAGACGACCGACGAGGTCGAGACGTTGATCGAAGAGATTCGCGAGTCGCCACTGGCGGGCGAAGTCCTCGGACTCCAGGAACGGTTCGGTCGACGACAACCGTCCACGCTCCCGGGGAACGTCGTCCGCGAATTCTTCCTCGAGTACGATCCCGCGGACATGATCTGTCCGACGTTGCTCGAGCACGGCTTCGTCCACAGCGCCCCCGTTCGAATCGAGGATGGACGGGAGTACTGGGAGGTCGGATTCGCCGGCAGTCGGGACGAGATCGAAACCGCGATCGAGCACGTCTGTGACGACGGGTGCGCCGAGGTAACGGTCGAAACCGTCACGAGTACGCCGACGGGTGAATCCGAGCGCAAACACCGCATGGACGCCCTCACGAACACCCAGCGAGAGGTGTTCAAACTCGCCCGCAAGCGGGGATACTACCAGTGGCCTCGCGGCATCTCGACCCGCGAACTCGCCGACGAACTCGACATCTCGAAGACGACGATGCTCGACCACCTGCGAAAAGCGGAATCGAAGCTACTGGATCCCGACGACATCGGTGTCGAGTAA